Proteins from a single region of Pseudomonadota bacterium:
- a CDS encoding APC family permease yields the protein MTETRSDTTKPGPALRRRLGFWLLTLYGLGVTIGAGIYVLIGKVAGETGALMPLAFLAAAVLAGLTALSFAELAARFPRSAGEAIYIREGFGSKALSLIAGLAVALVGMVSSAAIAIGAAGYIGEIVPLPRWALITIVIVALTALACWGIKESVLVAGIVTVLEIAGLLLVVGVALPEFSELGNNLTVATPGDGFVWAGFMGAMMLAFFAFVGFEDMVNVIEEVKEPRRIMPYAIIATLIGSTVIYVLVALAALAVVPPAELAASDAPLALVYEKASGVSPVLLIAIASFATLNGIVIQTVMASRVLYGLSWQGSIPAVFCRINPRTHTPIIATVSVGALILVMALALPIEALAEATALIVLAIFTAVNLALGLIKRRDPVGPSSFAVPAFWPWLAFAVSLAILTADAARRLL from the coding sequence TTGACGGAAACGCGGAGCGATACCACCAAGCCGGGACCTGCTCTAAGGCGGCGCCTGGGTTTCTGGCTACTGACGCTCTATGGCCTCGGCGTCACCATCGGCGCCGGGATCTACGTGCTGATCGGCAAGGTCGCGGGCGAAACCGGCGCCCTGATGCCGTTGGCGTTCCTGGCCGCCGCCGTCCTGGCCGGCCTGACCGCGCTGTCGTTCGCCGAACTCGCGGCGCGGTTTCCCAGAAGCGCCGGCGAGGCGATCTATATCCGCGAGGGGTTCGGCTCCAAGGCCCTGTCGCTGATCGCCGGCCTGGCGGTCGCCCTGGTCGGCATGGTGTCGTCAGCTGCCATCGCCATCGGCGCCGCCGGCTACATCGGCGAGATCGTGCCGCTGCCGCGCTGGGCCTTGATCACCATCGTCATTGTCGCACTGACCGCGCTGGCGTGCTGGGGCATCAAGGAATCGGTGCTGGTCGCCGGCATCGTGACCGTCCTGGAGATCGCCGGCCTGCTCTTGGTCGTCGGCGTCGCGCTGCCTGAGTTTTCCGAACTCGGCAATAACCTTACCGTCGCCACGCCCGGCGACGGCTTCGTCTGGGCCGGCTTCATGGGCGCCATGATGCTCGCCTTCTTCGCCTTTGTCGGCTTCGAGGACATGGTCAACGTGATCGAGGAGGTGAAGGAACCGCGCCGTATCATGCCCTATGCCATCATCGCGACGCTGATCGGCTCGACCGTGATCTATGTCCTCGTTGCGCTGGCCGCGCTGGCCGTCGTGCCGCCGGCGGAGCTTGCGGCAAGCGACGCGCCACTGGCGCTTGTTTACGAAAAGGCGAGCGGCGTGTCGCCCGTCCTCTTGATCGCGATCGCCAGCTTCGCCACGTTAAATGGTATTGTGATTCAGACCGTCATGGCGTCTCGCGTTCTCTACGGGTTGAGCTGGCAGGGCTCGATCCCCGCGGTTTTTTGCCGCATCAACCCGCGCACCCACACTCCGATCATCGCGACGGTCAGCGTCGGGGCCTTGATCTTGGTCATGGCGCTCGCGCTGCCCATCGAGGCACTCGCCGAAGCGACGGCCTTGATCGTGCTGGCCATCTTCACCGCCGTGAACCTGGCGCTTGGCCTGATCAAACGGCGCGATCCGGTCGGCCCGTCAAGCTTCGCCGTGCCCGCTTTCTGGCCCTGGCTCGCCTTTGCGGTCAGCCTGGCAATCCTCACTGCTGACGCGGCTAGGCGGCTTCTATGA
- a CDS encoding host attachment protein translates to MKSKRLWLVVADGSRARILARNGANGALAELEHLDHAAARAHVRDLVTDGQGRTFDSGGQGRHAVEPTTDPKDHEKADFLDHLAERINAAVAKNKLDELVVMAPAQALGRLRDKLSKQASQRVAADLGKDLTGHTVRELEARLNELTRPWKD, encoded by the coding sequence ATGAAGTCGAAACGGTTGTGGCTCGTCGTCGCCGATGGATCACGCGCGCGGATTCTCGCCCGCAACGGGGCGAACGGCGCCCTGGCTGAACTGGAGCATCTCGACCACGCGGCGGCGCGCGCGCATGTCCGCGATCTCGTGACCGACGGCCAGGGCCGCACCTTCGACAGCGGCGGCCAGGGCCGCCATGCGGTGGAACCCACGACCGATCCCAAGGATCACGAGAAGGCCGACTTCCTGGACCACCTGGCCGAGCGCATCAACGCCGCGGTCGCCAAGAACAAGCTCGACGAGCTGGTCGTGATGGCGCCGGCACAGGCCTTGGGGCGCCTACGCGACAAGCTTTCCAAACAGGCCAGCCAGCGCGTCGCCGCCGATCTGGGCAAGGACCTGACCGGCCATACCGTGCGCGAGTTGGAGGCGCGGCTAAACGAACTCACCCGCCCCTGGAAGGACTGA
- a CDS encoding MmcB family DNA repair protein — protein MADVIRDGLEDVGGRNVAPLLARGIGRLFDAMAVASLTEFSLKNGRRADLLALDGDGRFTIVEIKSSLADFRADSKWPDYLEFCDDFYFAVPQGFPIDVLPEDEGLMIADRWDATIIRPSVERTMHASRRKALTLRFARQAAQRLQRLNDPPTPG, from the coding sequence ATGGCGGATGTGATTCGGGACGGGTTGGAAGACGTCGGCGGGCGCAACGTGGCGCCGCTGCTGGCGCGCGGCATCGGGCGCTTGTTCGACGCCATGGCCGTGGCATCGCTGACCGAGTTCAGCCTGAAGAACGGACGGCGCGCGGATCTGCTGGCGCTGGACGGCGACGGCCGCTTCACGATCGTCGAAATCAAGAGTTCGCTGGCGGATTTTCGTGCCGATTCGAAGTGGCCGGATTATCTTGAGTTTTGTGACGACTTCTATTTCGCCGTGCCGCAGGGATTCCCCATCGATGTCTTGCCCGAAGACGAAGGCCTGATGATCGCCGACCGCTGGGACGCTACCATCATCCGGCCATCGGTAGAGCGCACCATGCATGCCTCGCGACGCAAGGCGCTGACGTTGCGCTTCGCGCGTCAGGCCGCGCAACGCCTGCAACGGCTGAACGACCCCCCAACACCTGGATGA